The region GAAAGTTTGCTTAGATAGACAGCTCCGCCAATTTCTTCAACCTGATTGCGTTTTTTTAACTCTTCGTAAACCGTAACAGTATCAATCGGCTCACTAGAATCGAACAAAGATTTCATCGCTTCAAAAATCAGCTGATGCTGGTGAGAATAAAAACTATCTTGAGTTAAAAATTCAATTACTTTTGGAACAGCTTCTTTTTCAATAAGCATGGCACCAAGAACAGCAGCTTCGATTTCGGGTGCTGATGGTGGTTTTACTGCATTTTGTGTAAATGAAGAACTATTTATTGTTTTAGTATTTGCTTTTGTTTTTGCCATTTTTTAATCACTATCCCAAATATTTATCGGGGATGTAAAAGTAACTTTCTTACAGATTATTTACAAGGTTGGATTTAAAGAGTTATTAACTTCAACGGCTGTCATTTTGTTGAGAGAGATTGCGTTGAGTCTATAAGATAATGGCTGAGTGCTTGTTAAAATACACAATTTAATGTTTGCTTACTTTACTTTTATTATTTCTCATTTTTTCTTGATGCTCTATTGAAAAATTAAATTTTTCAACAATTTTTTATAAGCACCAGTTTATCTATCAATTCTGTTTTTGATAATCTTTGCTGATTCAGAAATTGGTAAGAACTGAACAGCTTTTTCTAATTCGGGTAAGATTCAAAGAACTTATTTTACAATCCATAAAATGGATTGAACAATATTTCTATATCCTCTTGACTTTCTACTTATTAAAGAGGTTATATGCGCTTATTAGTTTTTATTAACCACCAATACTACCGAACTTAAAATTAAGAGGAATTGGTAAAACCGTTTCTAATCCAAAATCGGTATAAAAATAATTTTAGTAATCATTGTTGCTTTAATGAACGCACCATATCCAATGAACGCGGATGCTCTGAACGAAATAGGACTGCTTTGCTGATTTAGATGTAGATTAATTCCAATACCACCACCAGTAAATAATTGTAATTTTCTAAACTCTATTGGTTTTGATAAAACCCCAAATTGAGTTTCAAAATAATAATACGGTTACACTCTATTGTTTGAACTGGAAGCTCTCCCAATTGTAATATTATAAAACTTTCCATTTTCTAAATAACCCACGCTAAATTTTGGACTAAAAATAAAATTGCTGTTTAAGTCCCACGAAATACCCATCCCGGGACTCAAATAAACAGATCCATCTTGTGAATAAAATTCTGTAGAAGAAAGTATAAAAACTGTAGTTATTAATAGAACTGTTTTCATAATTATTTAAGCATATAACGACGTTGCTGATAAGCAGCCTCCGAGAACAGCAATGCAGATTAAAATGATAAAGCCAAAGACCTGCCTGCCGGCAGGCAGGTTTAGCAAACTGCATTATCTTTCTTTGCAGCAGAGTTTAAAAGTTAATAAAATAAATAAGAACACTTAGAACAACAAACTTGTAACGGAGTAACCAACCCAAATATTTTATAAAACCCGAATGCTAAAAGGTGGCTGGGTTGAGGCGCTGGTTAGGTGTTATTACTTTTACATTTCATACTTATTTCTTGGTTCAAATCTAAGTGTATCATTTTTGAATATCAGAAATCTTGAATCATATAAGAAATTTTTGTAGTAAAACAATAGTGAATCATCTTTAACAATTGCTAATTCTTTGCCAGTGTAGTCGAAAAGATTTAATAAATATTTCCAAAGAAATAAATCATTTTTATCAATTATGGATTTAGTTAGTTCTGCTGTTGTATCGGAGTTGAATATTAAAGTCTCATTAATCAAGCCAGGATTGCTAAAAACACTTCTAAATCTAGTGTCTGTACGTCTACTCCAAGAAACCTTTTTATAGTCTTTATCCATTTGAGTTATGGGTTCATAAATAAATGGATCATTTACAAGTTTTAGGTAAATATGTTCGTTAGCGTAGTGATTTGCAAAGAAACCAAAAAATAGTGTAAAGAATAAAACGCTAGCTATTACTGAAGGTTTATTATTTGCCTTAATAATTCTGAGCTTATAAATAATTAAAAAGATTAATCGAATAATTAAAAAGAAAAAATATGGAATAAAAAAAATGAGAAATCGACTTAAGTAGTTCCAAAAACCTTGTTCATATTTTTTCTTTGGTAAGAATGGAAAATTAAAATATTGAGAAAAAACAAAAGCAAAAATTAATCCAAAGAAAAACCAGAGTATAAAGTATTTTAATTCTCTTGTCATCATAACATATAACGACGTTGTTTTTAACCCGCCTCAAAGAACAGCAATGCAGATTAAAATGATAAAGCCAAAGACCTGCCTGCCGGCAGGCAGGTTTAGCAAACTGCACTTATATTTCTTTGCAAGTGCAGTTTGCAACAATGTTATTTAATAGAACAACCTTGAACAAAAAACTTTTCACATAACTAACTCGAAAATCTCATAACTGCCGAGTGCGAACTCGCAGACAGCTTCAACCTTTTGTTAGCTGCTTTTTAGAACTAAAGATTGTAATCCTAAATGTTTTTCTAAAGCGAAGAAATCTTTATCATTGTGCAATAGTTGTAGTTCATTCTCAATACAAAATGTAGCTATTACTACATCAATTGTTTTTCGGACTGTTACTCCTTTTTTTCTTAACACTCTATAATTATTAGCAGATTTTATTGCTATTTCTTCTCCACAAATATTCAAACAAGGGAATGATTTAAGTACACCTTTAGCAATATTATAATCATTATCATTTCGAAATCCCTGCAATACTTCGACTAAAACATAATCACCTATTACCACAATCTCTTTTCCTAATATCTCATCAAGCTTTTCGACTTGCCAATTCTTTTTCCCATTAAAGTAGTCTATTAATACCGAAGAATCGACAAATATCATTTATCTTTTCTCATTTCATTCAGGTTGCCTTCCCATTTTAATTTTCCTCTCAATAGCTTGAGCTTTTTTTGATTCTTTACTTTTACTAATAGTTGTAAAGCTTCTTCAACAACTTCTTTTTTGGTAGTCAATCCAGAAGTCTTAAGAGCAATCGACATAAGTTTATCGTCAATTACAATATTTGTTCTCATTTTTTCATTCCTCTTATGTTGTGTATAATTTAGAGCTAATATACACACAATTTATCTTTATTGCATACCTACATACTTAGCGGCTAACGGCGTTGCCGATAACATCAATGCAAATTAAAAAGACAAAGCTAATGTTTTAGTAAACTGCACTTATCTTTCTTTGCAAGAGCAGTTTGCAACAATGTTAATTAATAGAACTACCTTGAACAACAAACTTAAAACGGAACAACCAACCCCATAATCTGAAAACTGCCGAATGCGAAAAGGCGGTCGGGTTGAGTCCACAATGATGGCGTTGCCATCAAGTTTTTATTTAATGAACTTTCGGGTGCACTTAACAAGTAAATGTGACAGACCAGCGCATTGGTGCTTTCCATTGCCCGTGCTTGAGTCTTGTTCCGAAGCTCGTGTAGTTTTTATTGGTGGTAGAAATAGGTTTCTTTCTATTTCTAACCCCGCTTAGCAGCTTACTCTATTTACACCTTCGGACTTGTTAAGACTTTTTATAATTCATTAAAAGGAGTTAACCCGATGGCAAAGCCAAAGAACAAACTTTCTGTTGTTAACAACAATACTGCCGGTATTGATATCGGCTCCAGAAAAATCTTTATAGCAATTGCTGATAAACCCGTTATCTCATTCGGTACTTTTACCAATGATTTTCTCGATGCTGTAACTTACCTAAAAGAAAACAATATTTCATCCGTTGCTATGGAAGCCACGGGTGTTTACTGGGTTTCTCTTTATGACATACTCGATCAATCCGGCTTAACAAACAAAAAGAAAAGATTTAAGCGACATACTTCCGCTGGGCAGGTCTTTCGTCTTGCCGCTCAAGCTATTGCTCAAAGTAAACATCTTGCTCTTACTTCTTTTTATCACAGGATTAAAGCACGGAAAGGTTCTCTTACTGCTATTAAAGCCACTGCAAGAAAAATTGCCGTTATCTTTTATAATGTTATGACCAAAGGGATAGAGTTTGTTGAACAAGGCATCAAACAATACGAACAAAAAATCAAAGAACGACAGTTAAAGTATTTACATAAACAAGCTAAACGTTTCGGACTCACTCTTACTCCTCAACTACAAGAATGTGTTCATTAGCATTGGCTTGTTAGTTGGCGTTACATAAATTTTAAAATAATTACAAAAGCCAAAACGATAATTTGTAATACAATTACAGTAATGAGCAATGTAGTATTTTTTGAAGAAATCTCTTTATTTTCTCTTAATTGTTCTAAAATGGATTTTAGGTTGACCTCAAGTTTTGCCTTCTCAATTTGATCAAAAATACTTTTCCCGCGAGCAATTAATTGTAAAGAATTATTGTTTGCATTGTCAGCAATTTTAGCTGTCTCATTTGATATTTTCTCAAGTTTATCTATCTGTTCATTTGCGGTTCTAATCTTAGATAGCTCATTTAAAAGATTACTTATAGTTTCCTCTACTTTCAAAAAATCATCTGGCATTTTATTTACCTATATAATGTTTGTTATAATTTATCGTGTTTTTTAAGAGAATGGATAATAATATCATTTTGCTATGCTTTGGTAATGAAGGATAAATTAGGCGGGCAATTTTTCTTGATGAGATTAAATCAAGCAACAACTTGCCAAACTCAACATTTATCTGTCCAATTTTTCTTTGATAGATATCAATAATATTGGCAATTATATTCTCTTGAATTTCAAAATCATATTGTTGTCGAATAAAATTAATTCCGGTTCTAAAGTCTTGATTTACAAGTTCAATTTCGTGATTGGGTATTGATAATCTGGCAAATGCACTAAGAATATATAAACCAGAATATTCAGGATAACTTTCCATTGTTCTGCGACAGCCGCCTAGTAGTTGTCTTGCTAAGTCAATGTCTGTTACTTGTTCGAGAACCTCCCACCATTTTGTATGGTCATCAGACTGAACAATTTCTAAAAGAAGATCTGTGAAAATTGATTTTTCCAAATAAGTTAATAATTGCTCACGTATATAATTATTTCTATTATTTGGTGGCATTTGTGAGGAACTTCTTGAAACTTCTAAAATAGTTTTTAAAGCGGTTCTTCGTTTTTTCTCAATTTCATTGTAAGCAAAACGTACAATGTAGCCAAGACAACGTTCAAGCATATTTGCTCCATTTGCGTTAAATATTTGTGTCTCCGCTGTACGAATATAATCGGGAGTTTTATAACGACTTAAATAAGTTTTTAAATTTGTCAAACATTCTTCATCCGATAATCGATTTAAAGTAACACTGTATTGGTTTGCATTCCAATCGATGGTATAATCTGAAATAATTCCAAGAATTGAAAGTCGATAAATCGATTTGTCTAAGTTATCATTTCGTGGAATTATTATTTGATGTGTTTGTCCAAGTTGCAAATTATTGTAAACTGGGTAAATGCTATTTGTTAGCAAGTTGTGAAGATTATTAATTTCGATATCAACCCCTTGAAAAGCATTCATATGAAAAAATAACATTCTATGAATATCGCCTTCTTGTCCAAATTGGGGCCATTGACCTTGTTGTTTTAGAATTCTCAAATCTTGTGCTGAAAGATTAATGTCTAAAAACTGATCTGCAATTGTAGAATTATCGTCAGAAAAAATTATTATACAATAAGAATTATTCCTATCCCTTCCGGCTCTACCAGCTTCTTGATAAAAAGCTTCTAGTGAAGCAGGGATTCCAAAATGTACAGTATATCTAACATTTGGTTTATCAATACCCATTCCGAATGCTTTTGTAGAAACTAAGACAGAAAATTCATTATTCTTAAAATCATTCTGAATTCTTCTTTTTTCTTTATTCCACTCTATTTCGCGTTGAACACGATGCAAATTCGGTTGAAAATATTTTGGTACTGAACCACTAAAAAATCCAACTTGTATATTTAACCTATTTTGTAAATCGTCTCGTACTTGTGAACCGAACACATTGTTTGTCCAAGGGACAAAGACCAAACCAGATTTGGTGTTATTTCGATTCGGTTGAAATAATTCATTTTCATTAGTATTAAGGACTTGCGGAATCGTATTCTGTAACAATCCTAATAAAATGTCTTTTTTGTTTGTGCTTGGTGTAGAATAAATATCGAATTGTAATTCATCTCTGTTAAATGTAGATGGATATATTTTAGCTTCTTCTTCGTCTATTCCAATTTCTCTTTGAACGTCAGTTAAGACAGAATAAGAAGCTGTTCCAGTTAAAGCTAATACAGTAGGTACATAGTTTTGGTATTTGCAATATATTTTTGCGGTCTTAGCTAAATTTAAATAGGACGTTCTGAAATCGTGACCCCACTCTGATACACAATGTGCCTCATCAATTACAAGATAAGGTATAGAAAAAGAAACAGTCATCTGAATTAAGGAATTTCTAAAGTTGTTATCTTGAAATCTTTCGGGTGCAATAAATACTAAATGATATTTCCCATTCGACATTTCATTAACAACTTGCACTCTTTCTTCACTCGTTAATTCGCTATTGATAAAGCTAATATTATCAATAAGGTAATTGTTCATATTATCAGCTTGATCAAACATTAATGATCTTAGGGGATCAACGACTAATGATACGCCAGGCTGTAAAAGTGCAGAAAGTTGGTAAGTTAGAGATTTACCAGCACCAGTAGGCAACAATCCAATAACTGGTTTTAATGCCAGAGAACGTTTAAGGATTTCAATCTGACCTTCCCAATAGTCTTCTTTTCTGAAAATACTTTGCAGTAAAAATAAAAGATTCTTTTCCTTGCTTTCATTTATCTCATAAGGAAAAGGAGTTATAGAATTCACTTTAAAATTATTATCAAAATAGAATCTAGATGTAACGACAAACGCTAAGCAATTAACTTTCTCACGGATTTTTTGTTTTTCTTGAATTGCCCATTTCTTTTTTAATGAGATATAAAACAATATCTCATTGTTACTG is a window of Ignavibacterium sp. DNA encoding:
- a CDS encoding RecQ family ATP-dependent DNA helicase, whose protein sequence is MIEKLECGYITSYIKDLLPEMDNYSHYKNKDIFRSLSAFELETISSYSPTNNLSQKERQLVYVLENLLSRGFPTFCSTNLERDLSRIIRNDFDIQESTVQGAIKFNDSISNNRDKAEWIKSITGSLILSDQMFDPNKVFEEIEKKYNSENNITVSQEEKKFYCQILPNIIGLNSSQLFEPQRKIETMLPANEAQNYFGQRVDFAIETVDIKVVIEIDGLQHFQDQVQMNLDNQRRNSLRNNGWKVIEITALEINEGLNDQNLNALKQIVFDSEYLGRLNQDQSIAFSSLSDQLIQIPLLVARFQKVLLWALKKGYLNFNQECWNFCFIEDDVSYAKFAVEDSKVWLSNFCSLYNIPLPEIQYRTAKSLEDFNSNSNNEILFYISLKKKWAIQEKQKIREKVNCLAFVVTSRFYFDNNFKVNSITPFPYEINESKEKNLLFLLQSIFRKEDYWEGQIEILKRSLALKPVIGLLPTGAGKSLTYQLSALLQPGVSLVVDPLRSLMFDQADNMNNYLIDNISFINSELTSEERVQVVNEMSNGKYHLVFIAPERFQDNNFRNSLIQMTVSFSIPYLVIDEAHCVSEWGHDFRTSYLNLAKTAKIYCKYQNYVPTVLALTGTASYSVLTDVQREIGIDEEEAKIYPSTFNRDELQFDIYSTPSTNKKDILLGLLQNTIPQVLNTNENELFQPNRNNTKSGLVFVPWTNNVFGSQVRDDLQNRLNIQVGFFSGSVPKYFQPNLHRVQREIEWNKEKRRIQNDFKNNEFSVLVSTKAFGMGIDKPNVRYTVHFGIPASLEAFYQEAGRAGRDRNNSYCIIIFSDDNSTIADQFLDINLSAQDLRILKQQGQWPQFGQEGDIHRMLFFHMNAFQGVDIEINNLHNLLTNSIYPVYNNLQLGQTHQIIIPRNDNLDKSIYRLSILGIISDYTIDWNANQYSVTLNRLSDEECLTNLKTYLSRYKTPDYIRTAETQIFNANGANMLERCLGYIVRFAYNEIEKKRRTALKTILEVSRSSSQMPPNNRNNYIREQLLTYLEKSIFTDLLLEIVQSDDHTKWWEVLEQVTDIDLARQLLGGCRRTMESYPEYSGLYILSAFARLSIPNHEIELVNQDFRTGINFIRQQYDFEIQENIIANIIDIYQRKIGQINVEFGKLLLDLISSRKIARLIYPSLPKHSKMILLSILLKNTINYNKHYIGK
- a CDS encoding PIN domain nuclease, translated to MIFVDSSVLIDYFNGKKNWQVEKLDEILGKEIVVIGDYVLVEVLQGFRNDNDYNIAKGVLKSFPCLNICGEEIAIKSANNYRVLRKKGVTVRKTIDVVIATFCIENELQLLHNDKDFFALEKHLGLQSLVLKSS
- a CDS encoding type II toxin-antitoxin system VapB family antitoxin, translating into MRTNIVIDDKLMSIALKTSGLTTKKEVVEEALQLLVKVKNQKKLKLLRGKLKWEGNLNEMRKDK